The following are from one region of the Zingiber officinale cultivar Zhangliang unplaced genomic scaffold, Zo_v1.1 ctg61, whole genome shotgun sequence genome:
- the LOC122037561 gene encoding WAT1-related protein At5g07050-like encodes MAVSFLRRLSARYTPNELPLLFSTSLLPLQARTASQAKPSQAKMEGCSKLLQKCKPYVAMTSLQFGYAGMNIITKVSLNHGMSHYVLVVYRHAFATLSIAPFAIILERKVRPKITFPIFLQIFVLGLLGPVIDQNFYYAGLKFTSPTFSCAMSNMLPAMTFVLAILCRMEKVQLKKVRCQAKMVGTLVTVAGAMLMTLYKGPLMEMAWTKQASPHQSGAAADGSTDKDWFKGCIFLIIATLAWASLFVLQAATIKKYDAPLSLTTLICGVGTLQAVAVTLIMEHEPSVWKIGFDMNLLAAAYAGIVTSSIAYYVQGLVIQEKGPVFASAFSPLMMIIVAIMGSFILAEKIYLGGVLGAVLIVFGLYSVLWGKHKENREKTMEALDIPVAVKDVEGNGKAKEIIQVNNWVISSLDKAVDVPIQGKSMNAKEEP; translated from the exons ATGGCCGTGTCCTTTCTCAGGAGACTGAGCGCGCGGTACACACCGAACGAATTGCCTCTTCTCTTCAgtacttctcttcttcctctccaagctcGAACAGCTAGCCAAGCCAAGCCAAGCCAAGCCAAGATGGAGGGATGCAGCAAGCTCTTGCAAAAGTGCAAGCCCTATGTGGCCATGACCTCCCTCCAGTTCGGCTACGCCGGCATGAACATCATCACCAAGGTCTCCCTCAACCACGGCATGAGCCACTACGTCCTCGTCGTCTACCGCCATGCCTTCGCCACCTTGTCCATTGCCCCCTTCGCCATCATCCTCGAGAG GAAAGTCAGGCCCAAGATTACGTTCCCAATCTTCCTTCAGATATTTGTTCTAGGTCTTCTCGG GCCGGTTATTGATCAAAACTTCTACTATGCCGGACTGAAGTTCACCTCGCCGACCTTCTCCTGTGCCATGAGCAACATGCTCCCTGCAATGACCTTTGTGTTAGCCATCTTGTGCAG GATGGAGAAGGTGCAGCTGAAGAAGGTGAGATGCCAAGCCAAGATGGTGGGAACTCTGGTGACGGTGGCCGGTGCCATGTTGATGACGCTGTACAAGGGACCTCTCATGGAGATGGCCTGGACCAAGCAGGCTAGCCCACACCAATCTGGTGCTGCCGCGGATGGCTCGACCGACAAGGACTGGTTCAAAGGCTGCATCTTCCTCATCATCGCCACTCTAGCTTGGGCCTCGCTCTTCGTCCTTCAGGCGGCGACGATCAAGAAGTACGACGCTCCCCTGTCGCTCACCACTTTGATATGCGGCGTTGGCACTCTGCAAGCCGTCGCTGTCACCCTGATAATGGAGCACGAGCCCTCTGTTTGGAAGATCGGCTTCGACATGAACCTCCTCGCTGCCGCCTATGCT GGGATCGTGACGTCTAGCATTGCCTACTACGTTCAGGGTCTGGTGATACAGGAGAAAGGGCCAGTCTTTGCCTCTGCCTTCAGCCCACTGATGATGATCATCGTGGCGATCATGGGGTCCTTTATCCTTGCTGAGAAGATCTATTTGGGAGG CGTGCTGGGCGCGGTGCTCATAGTGTTCGGACTCTACTCTGTTCTCTGGGGCAAGCACAAGGAGAACAGGGAGAAGACCATGGAAGCTTTGGACATACCAGTAGCAGTGAAGGACGTGGAAGGAAATGGGAAAGCGAAGGAGATCATACAAGTCAACAACTGGGTGATCTCCTCCCTTGACAAGGCTGTGGATGTCCCAATACAAGGTAAATCCATGAATGCCAAGGAAGAGCCATGA